In the Drosophila teissieri strain GT53w chromosome 3R, Prin_Dtei_1.1, whole genome shotgun sequence genome, TTCCTGCCGCGACCGGAACGCGAGTTCCTCATGTTGCGGAACCTGCCGCGCTGGTGCGGCGGCTTCTGGACGCGTGCCGTGTCCACCAGGTGGAAGGTCGTCTCGTCCTCCTCATGGTAGTACGAGTACTGGTTGCCCGTGCCAAAGCTGGAGGCGTACTTGTCTGCCAAATGGAATGAAAACACCAATATGTTAGCAACAATCTATCTTGCCACGACACACCAACCTAACCTCACTTTCGGCGGGCTAGACTTTTGTGGGTCTGGGTTTCTGTGTGGGATTGCACTCACTCTGGTACTTCTTGTCGTTGTTGGACGTGTTCGTCCAGTCGCAGATCTTGCCCAGGCGATCGTTCTTGCTGAACGGCTGGTAAGGCACATCCTTGAACGTATCGGGCAGCTCGCAGGGACCCCAGCCCTTCTCATTGAACTGCACGGTCGGCTTCTCGAAGCTCGGGAACTGCGCCGCGGTGTTTATGGTCTCGCTCATCTCGCGCGTTTTCCTGGTGCTCAGTTGGCAGTCGGCTATTCGGTCTATATCCAGCGATTTTCCAGAAATCAACAaagaaatgtggaaaattcgTATCGTCGCGTGTTGCGAAAATAGTTAAGTGGGACCGTTGCGCCGTTGAAATATACCACCGGCTaagaaaaatactaaaataataCCGACAGTGCAAAGGTCTGGCAGCGCCATTTGGTCATAGATGGCGCCACTGTTGGGCGGGAAAATTAAACACTTTTCGTACgtgtttttttatgtttgaATTCCGAAGCAAAGtcagtatacatatatatgtatgtgttgtAAGGacaattttattgcaaaattaGAACCATATTTATGGACAATTGTTTAGCTGCTTGTTGAACTTTTCCTTATACTTGGCGCAAAAAATTGCATCAAAATGATCTGTTAAGTTAGCAGATAGATCACGGTTATAAACCTAAAAACCACAAATATTACGAGTTAGATTTCATTATTACTTTTTGTATCGCAACTCACGTGGTCCACAGCTATGGCTGGCACACCCGTAAATGAGACTTTGGCAGTTTCCTCGCCGTACTTCCTCAGAATGTCGTTCACCTGTCGCGATGCTTTGCACTTTTCGACATCGCCCACGTCGATGTGATAGTGGTCCGCGCAAGTCTCCAGCCGGTTCTTCTTGCCCCTCATCATGCAGGCGATCAGCTTGAGGGACTCGGCAATGTCATGGTGCTCCAGTACGCAGGCGTGCCAGGCGTTCAGCTCGCACTCCATCACTCCGTGCTGGCACTGCACACTACCGCCATCGTCTGTCTGGAGAAGATTAGGCGCAGTTTAAGTGCGGATTAACGCTGATTGACACTGTAAAACTTCGAATTGAGCTGCTTTTTGCAGTCGTTCCATAAGACAGTTTAACCAATTATTAACTAGTTTAGGCtatcaaaaattaataactaTGGATTTCTTTTAAAACGCACCCTGGCATTTCCATAAGGTATCAGCGTGAGTTCAGTGAACGGCAGTCGATCCTGGCGGACCATCGAAGGCTCGAGTTGGCTGGTCACGAAATCCCTGCAGTAGGGACACAATGCCTCGTAGTACAGGGTGATTGCCAGTCGGTCAGCTTGCGGTCCACGCAGACGCTGCAATGTCACGATCAGCGAGCGTCGCAATTCGGATTCACCGCTCAACTGGGTCACTTACCCCTGgcgcagccacgcccacccatcCCAGCAGCAGACAGACAAAGACAGCCGCCCTCATCTCGGATGCAGTTAAATCCCGAGCTGATCTTGGAATATTCGGACCCTCAACGCCAGCGAACGCTCGACACTGAATTAATGCCGTGACTTGAAATGCGCGTGGTTGTCACTGCGTTTCGTCAAATTCACAGCGCCAGTGGTGTAGTCAGAAAATGCTCAAAGGGGGCTTCAAACTTATATTTGTTAAACTCAATTGATTTGTGTTGAAATAGGCACTCTGTTTGAGAGTTTTTTTTAGTAATAAGTCAAGCATTTATTgggaaaatcaatataaatgaaggaatagaatagaatagcTAAGCCCCCCTGGTCGACGTCCCTGTGGCAGCTAGCATTTCCCCCTGGCATCCATGCTGTGTGCCCAAAAACAAGAGCCATGTAAACCTCAACTGATTACGGAAAACTTACTGAGCAGCGGGTCTTTAATCGTGTTTCTAGACCGCCGGACAGCTGTTTTCCTGATTAGGATCGGTATACAAAAACGTGCCTGATAAgctgatatattatatacatctgtacatttttattgacCCAAGGTGAGTCAGCAGGAAAGCAAACTACTCAGCTGGTTGTAACTATAGTTTATTGGTCTTGGAACATTGAAACAGTGACATTACTCAGTACATTACATAAAAGTTTGCAAAATGGCTTAGCAAGTGGGCAGTttgatgttgaactttttCAAATACTGGCGGCAAAAGTGTCTTTCAAAATTGTTGCGAATGCTCCTCTGGTCGTAGGGATCAAAGTCCTGCCAAAAGGAAAGGTAATCGTTAGTTGACTCTGGTAATTGGGTTATGCAGTTGGGTGTACTCACATTCTCGAACACAATGGTGGGCACAAAGGAGATGCCCAGCTTGAGGGTTTCCTTGCCATAGGGCGCCAATATTTCTGGCGTGGAGCGCGATCTCTTGCACTCCTTGGCCCTGGCCACGTCCACACCCATGCTGCGGGAGCACGAGTCCAGCTCGTTGGAGTAGGAGCGCAGCATGCAGTAG is a window encoding:
- the LOC122621886 gene encoding GILT-like protein 2 — protein: MRAAVFVCLLLGWVGVAAPGRLRGPQADRLAITLYYEALCPYCRDFVTSQLEPSMVRQDRLPFTELTLIPYGNARTDDGGSVQCQHGVMECELNAWHACVLEHHDIAESLKLIACMMRGKKNRLETCADHYHIDVGDVEKCKASRQVNDILRKYGEETAKVSFTGVPAIAVDHVYNRDLSANLTDHFDAIFCAKYKEKFNKQLNNCP